Proteins encoded together in one Mycobacterium simiae window:
- the aceA gene encoding isocitrate lyase ICL2 yields the protein MAIIDADTEVPAALDDFETQVAATQRYFDDPRFAGKIRLYTARQVVEQRGTIPTDYTVAREAATAFYPRLRELFAAKKSITTFGPYSPGQAVSMKRMGIEGIYLGGWATSAKGSTTEDPGPDLASYPLSQVPDDAAVLVRALLTADRNQHYQRLHMTEQQRATTKEYDFRPFIIADADTGHGGDPHVRNLIRRFVEVGVPGYHIEDQRPGTKKCGHQGGKVLVPSDEQIKRLNAARFQLDVMGVPGIIVARTDAEAANLIDSRADERDQPFLLGVTNLSIPSYKACFLAMVRRFYELGVTELNGHRLYALAEGEYGIANAWLERQGILSLISDAVTQWRENGQHAIDDLFDQVESRFVAAWEDDAGLMTYGEAIAEVLEFSEKDDEPPSMSPAEWRQFASRASLYAAREKARELGVDSPWDCELAKTPEGYYQIRGGIPYAIAKSLAAAPFADILWMETKTADLADAKQFADAIHAEYPDQMLAYNLSPSFNWDTTGMSDEEMKRFPEELGKMGFVFNFITYGGHQIDGVAAEEFATNLRQDGMLALARLQRKMRLVESPYRTPQTLVGGPRSDAALAASSGRTATTKAMGKGSTQHQHLAQTEVPKKLLEEWLALWSEHYQLGEKLRVTLRPRRAGSDVLELGIYGAGDEQLANVVVDPIKDRHGRSILQVRDQNTFAEKLRQKRLMTVIHLWLVHRFKADAVYYVTPTEDNLYQTEKMKSHGIFSEVYQEVGEIIVAEVNKPRIAELLTPDRVELRKLITKET from the coding sequence ATGGCCATCATCGACGCGGACACCGAGGTCCCCGCAGCGTTGGACGACTTCGAGACACAAGTAGCCGCCACGCAGCGATACTTCGACGATCCACGCTTTGCCGGGAAGATTCGCCTCTATACGGCCCGCCAAGTAGTAGAGCAACGCGGCACGATACCGACCGACTACACCGTGGCCCGGGAAGCGGCGACGGCGTTCTACCCCCGGCTGCGTGAGCTTTTCGCGGCGAAGAAGAGCATCACGACGTTCGGTCCGTACTCACCGGGACAGGCGGTGAGCATGAAGCGCATGGGCATCGAGGGCATCTACCTGGGCGGCTGGGCGACCTCGGCCAAGGGATCGACCACCGAAGACCCCGGCCCCGATCTGGCGTCCTACCCACTGAGCCAGGTGCCCGACGACGCCGCGGTCCTGGTGCGCGCCCTGCTCACGGCCGACCGCAATCAGCACTATCAGCGCCTGCACATGACGGAACAGCAGCGCGCCACCACCAAGGAGTACGACTTTCGGCCGTTCATCATCGCCGACGCCGACACCGGTCACGGCGGTGACCCGCACGTGCGCAACCTGATTCGGCGTTTCGTCGAGGTCGGCGTGCCCGGCTACCACATCGAGGACCAGCGCCCCGGCACGAAGAAGTGCGGGCATCAAGGCGGCAAGGTTCTGGTGCCGTCCGACGAGCAGATCAAGCGCCTCAACGCGGCACGCTTCCAGCTCGACGTGATGGGCGTGCCGGGCATCATCGTGGCCCGCACCGACGCCGAAGCGGCCAACCTGATCGACAGCCGCGCCGACGAACGCGACCAACCGTTCCTGCTCGGGGTGACCAACCTCAGCATCCCGTCTTACAAGGCATGCTTCCTGGCGATGGTGCGTCGCTTCTACGAGTTGGGTGTCACGGAACTCAACGGCCATCGTCTCTACGCCCTCGCCGAGGGTGAGTACGGCATCGCGAACGCGTGGCTGGAGCGCCAGGGCATCCTGTCGCTGATCTCCGACGCGGTCACGCAGTGGCGGGAGAATGGGCAGCACGCGATCGACGATCTCTTCGACCAAGTCGAGTCGCGGTTCGTCGCCGCCTGGGAGGACGACGCCGGCCTGATGACCTACGGCGAAGCCATTGCCGAGGTACTCGAATTCAGCGAGAAGGACGACGAGCCACCGAGCATGAGCCCCGCGGAATGGCGCCAATTCGCCTCGCGTGCATCGCTGTACGCGGCGCGGGAAAAGGCGCGGGAATTGGGCGTCGACTCGCCGTGGGACTGCGAGCTGGCCAAGACCCCCGAAGGGTACTACCAGATCCGCGGCGGCATCCCGTATGCCATTGCCAAGTCACTGGCCGCCGCGCCGTTCGCGGACATCCTCTGGATGGAAACGAAGACGGCCGACCTGGCCGACGCCAAACAGTTCGCCGATGCCATTCACGCCGAATACCCCGACCAGATGCTGGCGTACAACCTGTCGCCGTCGTTCAACTGGGACACCACCGGCATGAGCGACGAGGAGATGAAGCGTTTCCCCGAAGAGCTCGGCAAGATGGGCTTCGTCTTCAACTTCATCACCTACGGCGGACACCAGATCGACGGCGTGGCCGCCGAGGAGTTCGCCACCAACCTGCGCCAGGACGGCATGCTGGCGCTGGCCCGCTTGCAGCGCAAGATGCGCCTCGTCGAGTCGCCCTACCGGACGCCGCAAACCCTGGTCGGCGGGCCCCGCAGCGATGCCGCGCTGGCCGCGTCCTCGGGACGCACCGCCACGACCAAGGCCATGGGCAAAGGCTCGACGCAGCACCAGCACCTGGCGCAGACCGAGGTGCCCAAGAAGCTGCTCGAGGAATGGCTGGCGCTGTGGAGTGAGCACTACCAGTTAGGCGAGAAACTGCGTGTGACGCTGCGCCCCCGGCGCGCCGGGTCCGACGTACTCGAATTGGGTATTTACGGCGCCGGCGACGAGCAGCTGGCCAATGTCGTGGTCGACCCGATCAAGGACCGGCACGGCCGCAGCATCCTGCAGGTGCGTGACCAGAACACTTTCGCCGAGAAGCTGCGCCAGAAGCGGCTGATGACGGTGATCCACCTGTGGCTGGTGCACCGCTTCAAGGCGGACGCCGTGTATTACGTGACGCCGACCGAGGACAACCTGTACCAGACCGAAAAAATGAAGTCCCACGGGATCTTCAGCGAGGTCTACCAGGAGGTCGGCGAAATCATTGTCGCCGAGGTGAACAAGCCGCGCATCGCCGAGTTGCTGACACCCGACCGGGTGGAGCTGCGGAAACTGATCACCAAGGAGACGTAA
- a CDS encoding MBL fold metallo-hydrolase, whose protein sequence is MRFSWERLTPSVYRCRLPFCDVTVGLVRGHAAALLIDTGTTLTEAASIDEDVRQLTGSPVTHIVLTHKHFDHVLGSSFFTDAEIYCAPEVLDYLGTGHDQIRADALSYGANAAEIDRAIAALRPPQHAVYDAVIDLGDRDVRITHPGRGHTTSDLIVVVPGSDDHDQHVVMFTGDLVEESAHPAIDADSDVAAWPATLDRLRAIGGREAIYVPGHGRIVDAEFIRRQRAWLQQHSG, encoded by the coding sequence GTGCGATTCAGCTGGGAACGATTGACCCCGAGCGTGTATCGCTGCCGGCTTCCGTTCTGCGACGTCACGGTCGGCCTGGTGCGCGGACATGCCGCAGCACTACTCATCGATACGGGCACCACGCTGACCGAGGCGGCCAGTATCGACGAGGACGTCCGACAGCTCACCGGATCGCCGGTCACCCATATTGTCTTGACGCACAAGCATTTCGATCATGTCCTGGGTTCCTCGTTCTTCACCGATGCCGAGATCTACTGCGCGCCGGAGGTTCTCGACTACCTGGGGACGGGCCACGACCAGATTCGCGCCGACGCACTGAGCTATGGCGCCAACGCCGCGGAGATCGACCGGGCAATCGCCGCGCTGCGCCCACCGCAGCACGCTGTCTACGACGCCGTGATCGACCTCGGTGACCGCGATGTGCGGATCACCCACCCGGGTCGCGGACACACCACGTCGGACTTGATCGTGGTGGTGCCGGGATCAGACGATCACGATCAGCACGTGGTGATGTTCACCGGCGACCTGGTCGAAGAATCGGCCCACCCGGCGATCGACGCCGACTCCGATGTGGCGGCTTGGCCGGCAACGCTGGATCGGCTACGGGCGATCGGTGGGCGAGAAGCGATCTACGTCCCGGGCCACGGGAGGATCGTCGACGCGGAGTTCATCCGCCGACAGCGGGCTTGGTTACAACAACATTCGGGCTAG
- a CDS encoding serine hydrolase domain-containing protein produces the protein MPAVRQLPGRRRALLAMCAIALLVGSCAKPVGTPAPKTNPTGTTAVTTTGNTAAKAESQRVLDDAVNAAAPGCSAAVGSEGTVAWTGARGVANTATGDKITADTVFDIGSVSKQFTATAILLLATAGELALEDPLANHLPELPKWAATVTISQLIHQTSGVPEYEGLLAKQGFQPSDRTTEEQALQALAAVPQLTFPPGSQFGYSDSNYLLLGEIVHRVSGEPLAQYLNGEIFGPLGLGMVMDPVGRLPHKAVSYTGGNDAYRAVTMAWEQVGDGAVQATPSQLVQWADNYRTGRVGGPKVLEAQLAGAVEIGPGVPVHYGAGIYLKADGTLAHDGASGGFLTAFRVSKDRLKSIAVTCNSDDQAPEALADSIAKLWQ, from the coding sequence ATGCCAGCGGTGCGACAACTCCCCGGGCGCCGGCGAGCGCTCTTGGCAATGTGCGCGATCGCGTTGTTGGTGGGTAGCTGCGCCAAACCAGTCGGTACGCCGGCGCCGAAGACGAACCCGACGGGCACGACGGCCGTCACGACGACTGGCAATACTGCCGCAAAGGCCGAGAGTCAGCGCGTGCTCGACGATGCGGTCAACGCCGCGGCGCCCGGTTGCTCAGCGGCGGTGGGTTCCGAGGGCACCGTCGCCTGGACCGGGGCGCGCGGCGTTGCCAACACGGCCACCGGCGACAAGATCACCGCCGACACGGTGTTCGACATCGGGTCGGTGTCCAAACAATTCACCGCCACCGCGATCTTGTTGCTCGCCACGGCAGGCGAGTTGGCGCTCGAGGATCCGCTGGCCAACCACCTGCCCGAGCTGCCCAAGTGGGCTGCCACGGTCACGATCAGCCAGCTGATCCATCAAACCAGCGGCGTCCCCGAATATGAGGGGCTATTGGCGAAGCAAGGGTTTCAGCCCAGTGATCGCACCACCGAGGAGCAAGCCCTGCAGGCGCTCGCGGCGGTGCCGCAGCTGACCTTTCCGCCCGGTAGCCAATTCGGCTATTCGGATTCGAACTATTTATTGCTCGGCGAGATCGTCCACCGGGTATCGGGGGAGCCGCTCGCGCAGTACCTCAACGGCGAGATCTTCGGCCCGCTCGGCCTCGGGATGGTGATGGACCCAGTCGGGCGGCTGCCCCACAAGGCCGTCTCCTATACCGGGGGCAACGACGCCTACCGTGCGGTCACGATGGCGTGGGAACAAGTCGGGGACGGCGCGGTTCAGGCCACGCCCAGCCAGCTCGTGCAATGGGCGGACAATTACCGGACCGGCCGGGTGGGCGGGCCCAAGGTGCTGGAAGCGCAACTGGCCGGAGCGGTCGAAATCGGACCGGGGGTGCCCGTGCACTATGGCGCCGGAATCTACCTCAAGGCCGACGGCACGCTGGCCCACGACGGCGCCTCGGGCGGTTTTCTCACCGCGTTCCGCGTCAGTAAGGATCGGCTCAAGTCGATCGCCGTCACCTGTAACAGCGACGACCAGGCCCCGGAAGCCCTGGCGGACTCGATCGCCAAACTCTGGCAGTAG
- a CDS encoding FAD-dependent monooxygenase, with protein sequence MIDVVIVGGGPNGLMLAGELGLNGIRPVVLESLAGPNPMRRANGVIGQGVRILDHRGLYNSLTETTEPPRLNPRPMFAAFPLDLALVPDSQVFLMPVQQPKLVRALADRAVEYGADIRYGHLLTGFDQDADGVTVDIDAPDGAYQLRAKYLIGADGGTSTTRKLAGIDFPGMSSYDIVARMGFDVLPPAEWISPVDGGLEIPGFGRVPPLQFHRADEGVFAFGALGGRAAMFVFELDRSAREERLDEEGDRPPMTLAELEASVKRVLGVDLPLRPASPDEPLDLRRFCGINSRIASRYQVGRVLLVGDAAHVHSPMGGPGLNLGLQDAVNLGWKLAAVLHERVDPALLSTYEAERRPAAERVIMHSRAQLALVRPGPEVTALRQLFSELLTDSTVARRLGELISGAENRYGAEPGGHPLTGQWVPDFSVTSDGGTSRVAELARSGQPLLLDLTDSGVVAAAVAVDADGLTVAAGRPVGDVAATALLVRPDGYVAWATSKPEPGEAELAELRGVRMQWFGR encoded by the coding sequence GTGATTGATGTCGTCATCGTGGGCGGCGGCCCCAACGGGCTGATGCTGGCCGGCGAGCTGGGCTTGAACGGGATCAGGCCGGTGGTCCTGGAGTCCCTGGCCGGGCCCAACCCCATGCGTCGGGCCAACGGTGTGATCGGTCAAGGGGTTCGGATCCTGGACCACCGGGGCCTGTACAACTCGCTCACCGAGACGACGGAGCCGCCTCGGCTCAACCCGCGCCCGATGTTCGCGGCATTTCCGTTAGACCTTGCGCTGGTGCCGGATTCGCAGGTGTTCCTGATGCCCGTGCAGCAACCTAAGCTCGTTCGCGCGCTTGCCGATCGCGCCGTTGAGTACGGCGCTGACATCCGCTACGGCCACCTGCTCACCGGTTTCGACCAGGACGCCGACGGGGTGACCGTCGACATCGACGCGCCCGACGGCGCCTACCAACTGCGTGCCAAGTACCTGATCGGCGCCGACGGCGGGACGAGCACGACGCGCAAGCTGGCGGGGATCGATTTCCCGGGCATGTCGTCCTACGACATCGTGGCCCGCATGGGATTCGACGTGCTGCCGCCCGCCGAGTGGATCAGCCCGGTCGACGGCGGACTGGAAATCCCCGGGTTTGGCCGCGTGCCGCCGCTGCAGTTCCATCGCGCCGACGAAGGGGTCTTTGCGTTCGGTGCGCTGGGGGGCCGGGCGGCGATGTTCGTCTTCGAGCTGGACCGATCGGCTCGCGAGGAGCGGCTCGACGAGGAGGGCGACCGCCCGCCGATGACGCTGGCCGAACTGGAGGCCAGCGTCAAGCGGGTGCTCGGCGTCGACCTGCCGCTGCGCCCCGCCTCGCCCGACGAGCCGCTGGATCTGCGCCGATTCTGTGGGATCAACTCACGGATTGCGTCGCGATATCAGGTGGGACGGGTGCTCCTGGTGGGCGACGCCGCCCACGTGCATTCCCCGATGGGCGGACCGGGGCTCAACCTCGGTCTGCAAGACGCGGTGAACCTGGGTTGGAAGCTCGCGGCGGTGCTGCACGAACGGGTCGATCCAGCGCTGCTGTCCACCTACGAGGCGGAGCGCCGCCCCGCGGCGGAGCGGGTCATCATGCACAGCCGGGCACAACTGGCACTCGTGCGGCCCGGCCCCGAGGTCACTGCGCTACGACAGTTGTTTTCCGAGCTGCTCACCGATTCCACCGTCGCTCGCCGGCTCGGCGAGCTGATCTCCGGCGCTGAAAACCGGTATGGCGCAGAGCCCGGCGGCCATCCTCTTACCGGGCAGTGGGTGCCCGACTTCAGCGTGACCAGCGACGGCGGCACCAGCCGCGTCGCCGAACTGGCTCGCAGCGGGCAGCCCCTGCTGCTCGATCTCACGGACTCGGGCGTCGTGGCGGCCGCGGTTGCCGTCGACGCCGATGGTCTCACGGTTGCCGCCGGCCGTCCGGTGGGTGACGTGGCAGCCACCGCACTGCTGGTCCGTCCCGATGGCTACGTGGCGTGGGCGACATCGAAGCCCGAACCGGGCGAGGCGGAGCTGGCCGAGCTGCGCGGCGTCCGGATGCAGTGGTTTGGGCGGTAG
- a CDS encoding SRPBCC family protein gives MSGRKFSFEVNRTSNAPAATVFRLLADGASWSSWAKPMVVHSSWAREGDPAPGGVGAIRQIGVRPVLAQEEIVEQEQDRRQVYKVVAPPSPAKDYFGEVVLTPNARGGTDIRWSGSFVEGVRGVGPVMRAALGGAVRFLADRLVKAADREAAGAR, from the coding sequence ATGTCGGGCCGCAAGTTCTCGTTCGAGGTCAACCGGACCAGCAACGCGCCGGCGGCAACGGTGTTCCGGCTGCTAGCCGACGGCGCGAGCTGGTCGAGCTGGGCCAAGCCGATGGTGGTGCATTCGAGTTGGGCCCGCGAGGGCGATCCCGCACCGGGGGGTGTGGGGGCGATTCGGCAGATCGGCGTGCGCCCCGTGCTGGCCCAAGAGGAGATCGTCGAGCAGGAACAGGATCGCCGGCAGGTCTACAAGGTAGTGGCGCCGCCGTCTCCGGCGAAGGACTACTTCGGCGAGGTCGTCTTGACGCCGAATGCCCGGGGCGGCACCGACATTCGTTGGTCGGGTTCGTTCGTCGAAGGCGTGCGCGGGGTGGGGCCGGTGATGCGCGCGGCGCTGGGTGGGGCGGTCAGATTCCTTGCCGATCGACTGGTGAAAGCGGCCGATCGCGAAGCGGCTGGTGCCCGCTAG
- a CDS encoding LLM class flavin-dependent oxidoreductase encodes MGKLRFGYFIAPFHRAGTNPTLALQRDLEFVQHLDALGFDEAWIGEHHSAGSEIISSPEVFIAAAAERTKWIKLGTGVISLAYHNPLWVADRLMLLDHLTHGRVIGGMGPGSLPSDSSMIGLTPTDTRELLETNLDIVVRLLAGETVSAKTATHELHDAKLQLAPYSEDGIPLAVAAVASPTGARLAGKHGIGLLSIGATLTIEGFNALQYHWDIVEERAATFGTTVDRKNWSLVGPFHLAETDKQAREDVKFGLEPWFRYFQKVAAFPQMTMPGDQIDEMIDVINETGTGVIGTPERARDQVQRMWDQSGGFGCMLQMGHEWANPAATKRSAELFAAEVMPHFQGQAQPTLDAAARASEAREGFAASQNQAVEHMTKKYQDELNAK; translated from the coding sequence ATGGGCAAGCTTCGATTCGGATACTTCATCGCCCCCTTCCACCGCGCGGGAACCAACCCGACGCTGGCCCTGCAGCGAGACCTCGAGTTCGTGCAACATCTCGACGCCCTGGGCTTCGACGAAGCGTGGATCGGGGAACATCACTCGGCCGGCAGCGAAATCATCAGTTCGCCCGAGGTTTTCATTGCCGCTGCCGCGGAGCGGACCAAGTGGATCAAGCTGGGCACCGGCGTCATCTCGCTCGCCTATCACAACCCGCTGTGGGTCGCCGACCGGTTGATGCTGCTGGATCACCTCACCCACGGCCGGGTTATCGGCGGTATGGGCCCGGGGTCGCTGCCCAGCGATTCATCGATGATCGGGTTGACCCCGACCGACACCCGCGAGTTGCTGGAAACCAACCTCGACATCGTGGTCCGGTTGTTGGCGGGGGAGACGGTAAGCGCGAAAACCGCCACGCACGAGCTGCACGATGCGAAGCTTCAACTCGCGCCGTACTCCGAAGACGGCATCCCGCTGGCGGTCGCCGCGGTGGCCTCACCAACGGGCGCCCGGCTGGCCGGCAAACACGGCATCGGCCTGTTGTCAATCGGGGCGACGCTGACCATCGAGGGGTTCAACGCGCTGCAATACCACTGGGACATCGTCGAAGAGCGCGCGGCGACATTCGGCACCACGGTCGACCGGAAGAACTGGAGCCTGGTCGGTCCGTTCCATCTCGCCGAAACCGACAAGCAGGCCCGCGAGGACGTGAAGTTCGGTCTCGAGCCGTGGTTCCGGTACTTCCAGAAAGTGGCGGCGTTCCCGCAGATGACCATGCCGGGCGACCAGATCGACGAAATGATCGACGTCATCAACGAAACCGGCACGGGCGTGATCGGCACACCGGAACGGGCCCGGGACCAGGTGCAACGGATGTGGGACCAATCCGGCGGGTTCGGCTGCATGCTGCAGATGGGCCACGAGTGGGCCAATCCGGCGGCGACCAAACGCTCCGCCGAATTGTTTGCCGCCGAGGTCATGCCGCATTTCCAGGGGCAAGCCCAGCCGACGCTCGATGCGGCCGCGCGGGCGAGTGAGGCACGCGAAGGATTTGCCGCGTCACAGAATCAGGCCGTCGAACACATGACGAAGAAGTACCAGGACGAGCTCAACGCCAAGTAG
- a CDS encoding YbhB/YbcL family Raf kinase inhibitor-like protein produces the protein MGWTVARRLGAALAGMVLAGSGVAHAAPDAPLTINSPAFADGAPIPALYTCKGMDMSPPLAWSAPLGAALVVDDPDAPGGTYIHWIVIGIAPGSGSVGDGGTPRGGVTLPNSNGQSLYGGPCPPRGSGVHHYRFTLYQLPNDYQLPGGLGGVQAAQTIAGAATAQAQLTGTFGS, from the coding sequence ATGGGATGGACGGTGGCTCGGCGACTCGGTGCGGCTCTTGCGGGCATGGTGCTGGCCGGCAGCGGCGTCGCGCACGCCGCGCCGGACGCGCCGTTGACGATTAATAGTCCGGCCTTCGCGGACGGGGCGCCGATACCAGCGCTGTACACCTGCAAAGGGATGGACATGTCCCCGCCGTTGGCCTGGTCGGCGCCGTTGGGGGCGGCCCTGGTGGTCGACGACCCCGATGCCCCCGGTGGAACATACATCCACTGGATCGTGATCGGAATTGCGCCGGGTTCGGGCAGCGTTGGCGACGGCGGGACGCCGCGCGGTGGGGTCACGTTGCCGAACTCCAACGGCCAGAGTTTGTACGGCGGGCCCTGCCCGCCGCGCGGTAGCGGCGTGCACCACTACCGGTTCACGCTGTATCAGCTGCCCAACGACTACCAGCTTCCCGGCGGGCTGGGCGGCGTGCAGGCCGCGCAGACGATCGCCGGAGCCGCGACCGCGCAGGCGCAGCTGACCGGGACATTCGGGAGCTGA
- a CDS encoding synaptic vesicle VAT-1 family membrane protein — MRAVVITRHGDPSVLQVQQRPDPPAPGPGQLQVAVRAAGVNFADHLARVGLYPDAPKLPAVVGYEVAGVVAAVGEGVDPGRIGERVLAGTRFGGYAETVNVAANDSVELPKSMSFEQGAAVPVNYATAWAALHGYGSLRRGERVLIHAAAGGVGTAAIQFAKAAGAEVHGTASPAKHDKLAEFGVDRAIDYRRDGWWHDVGRYDLILDALGGTSLRRSYRLLRPGGRLVGYGVSSLQEGEKRSLRRAAPQVLSMLRGFNLMDQLSDSKAVIGLNMLRLWDDRGTLEPWIAPLTQALHDGIVAPIVHAAVPFDDAASAHRILAARENIGKVVLVP; from the coding sequence ATGCGCGCAGTCGTCATCACCAGGCACGGGGATCCCTCCGTGTTGCAGGTGCAGCAGCGCCCGGACCCGCCCGCGCCGGGGCCCGGTCAGCTGCAAGTCGCGGTCCGAGCTGCCGGGGTGAACTTCGCCGACCACCTCGCCCGCGTCGGGCTGTATCCCGACGCGCCGAAACTTCCGGCGGTGGTCGGGTACGAGGTCGCCGGCGTCGTCGCCGCGGTCGGCGAGGGCGTCGACCCCGGCCGCATCGGCGAACGCGTCCTGGCCGGCACACGATTCGGCGGTTATGCCGAAACCGTCAACGTGGCCGCCAACGATTCCGTGGAACTGCCCAAGTCAATGAGCTTCGAACAGGGCGCTGCGGTCCCGGTCAACTACGCGACCGCCTGGGCTGCGCTGCACGGGTACGGTTCGCTGCGCCGTGGTGAGCGGGTGCTGATTCATGCCGCGGCCGGAGGCGTAGGGACCGCGGCCATCCAGTTCGCGAAGGCCGCCGGGGCCGAGGTGCACGGCACCGCCTCGCCGGCCAAACATGACAAGCTCGCCGAATTCGGCGTGGACCGCGCGATCGACTACCGCCGCGACGGCTGGTGGCACGACGTCGGCCGCTACGACCTGATTCTCGACGCTCTGGGCGGAACGTCGCTGCGACGGTCGTATCGATTGCTGCGCCCGGGCGGAAGGCTTGTCGGCTATGGCGTTTCGTCGCTGCAAGAAGGCGAGAAGCGCTCGTTGCGCCGGGCGGCTCCACAGGTGTTGTCGATGCTGCGCGGGTTCAACCTGATGGACCAGCTGTCCGACTCGAAGGCGGTGATCGGCCTGAACATGCTGCGGTTGTGGGACGACCGGGGCACGCTCGAGCCCTGGATCGCTCCGTTGACCCAGGCGCTGCACGACGGCATCGTCGCGCCGATCGTGCATGCGGCCGTCCCGTTCGACGACGCGGCCAGCGCACATCGGATACTGGCGGCGCGGGAGAACATCGGAAAGGTCGTTCTGGTTCCCTGA
- a CDS encoding SRPBCC family protein, with the protein MAVSDSRELVIEATPDEIMDVLFDIEALPEWSSAHQKVEVLERDDQGHPTRSRQVVKIVGIREEQVLAYKVHDDGVSWTLESAKQQRAQDARYTLVPDGDATKLRFELTVDLTAPVPGFLIKKGTKGLMDTATQGLRDRVLEIKKSR; encoded by the coding sequence ATGGCTGTCTCCGACTCACGCGAACTCGTTATCGAGGCGACTCCCGACGAGATCATGGACGTCCTGTTCGATATCGAAGCACTGCCCGAATGGTCCTCGGCCCACCAGAAGGTCGAAGTCCTCGAGCGTGACGACCAGGGCCACCCGACCAGGTCCCGGCAGGTCGTCAAGATCGTCGGCATCCGCGAGGAACAGGTGCTGGCCTACAAGGTGCATGACGACGGGGTGAGCTGGACATTAGAGAGTGCCAAACAGCAACGTGCGCAAGATGCCCGGTACACACTCGTGCCGGATGGGGATGCCACCAAGTTGCGATTCGAACTGACGGTGGACCTCACCGCGCCCGTTCCCGGATTTCTGATCAAAAAGGGAACCAAGGGGCTGATGGACACCGCCACCCAGGGGCTCCGAGACCGGGTGCTCGAAATTAAGAAGAGCCGCTAA